The genomic segment TTCCTGGAATGGAACATGGATTTACCCTATGCTTTTCCCCCCCATCCCTCTTATTCCAGCAGTACTAAGAAAGATTGTCGAGGGCACAAAAATTCTGCTAATCACTCCAGCCTGACCGAAGAGGAGTTGGTATCCACTTCTCAGGTCAATGTCTCTGGGAGAACCAATAACCCTTCGCAAGAGACAGGATCTTCTTCTCCAGGGACCTCTAAAACACCTAGCTATTGGGAAATTGAATTTGATGGCCTGGATCCTGAAAGAAAGATGTTAAGAAGGCAAGGCCTTTCAGACAAAATGATTTCCACCTTACAGAATAGTCGAAAACCTGTTACTTAAGCCATATATAATAAGATGGTTCCTATTTTACATCTAATCACCCTGATTGTACTTCTCCTTCTGTAGCTCAGATTCTAGAGTTTCTAcagaaggggtttgatttagggttAAGGCCTAGTACTTTAAAAGTACAGATTTCTGCATTATCTCCCTATTTGGGAACATAGGTGGATCAAGAGTTTTATAATGGCTGTGTCCAGATTAAGACCAACTGTAAAACAGACAATACCAGCCTAGGATCTTACCTTGGTTCTGAACTCCCTATGTAATTCACCTTTCGAGCCTTTAAAGAATATTCCACTAAAATATTTATCTCTGAAAACCGCCTTTCTAGTTGCCATTACTTAAGATCGCAGGATAGGGGTGATCAAGGCCTTAGTTATAAAAGAACCCTACCTAGATGATAGGATAATCTTGAAGCTAGATCCAGCTTTTCTACCAGAAGTGGTCTCCAATTTTCACAAAGAACAAAATATAATATTGCAAAACCCAAAtgtaatagcactctgcaaccagcattagtataaaactgagtctgcttatatggcgcctaccagtagccatttggctccaggagaagtatatagtgggctcagcatgcatgttggtacttgcatccctggatccgatgaaagctgtaatggcaccggacggggttaaaggcagagtgtgcttggcgtgcatgctgcacctgcattccctggactttgtgtggctgtcatggcccataaacaggtaggaactagtgttagggaccactccatagaggtgaccttgacgtggcttattacgctttggccaaaatgtacaccaatgcctcatccagcatagaggcagggaagaatgctggttgcagagtgctattacaTTTgtgttttgcgtttgtatatgtatttcgccatagtgatgtgcacctacatatagggttgtgtgactcaatcacccacaaaaTATAATATTGCCCTCTTTTTGTGATTCTCCTAGAAATCCTCAAGAGAAGCGATTCCATTGTTTGGATGTCAAAAGAATGGTATTAAAATACCTTTAGTCTACAGAATCCTGGAGACAGGATCCAAACCTCTTTGTGGAGGCAAAAATAAGGGTAGAAGAGTCACGAGACAGAAACTAACTAGATGGATTAAAGAAACCATCAAGGGAGCATATGGACTTTCAAAATAAAGACTGTCCACTATTCGTTAAAGCTCATTTGACCAGAGCCATGACGGCATGTGCCACAATCAACTTAATTTGCAAAGCTATAGCACTTTCTGTAAACATTATAGACTGGACTTACCAACCAAAATATGGCTTTTGGACGAAAAGTCTTACAAGCAGTAGTCCCCACCTAACATATTAATTAATTTGGaactgttaaaggggatgtcctgGAAATCttaaattagtcttaccggtaatttgttTTCCAGGAGTCCAACATGACAGCCCCCCTATTAGCCTCCCTATAATCTGAAGAATAACAGTGTGATGTAAACTTTGTGAATTCATAATAAATAAGTTTCATCTATCTGGTGTAGTAATTCGGAAAAACACTGGAGAGGGAAGCGAGTAGGAGCCTTTTAATCTCTCTCGCTTCCGGCCCCTACAGAGATCTTAAGGACAACCTCCTGTGGTGCTATCATGTTGGATTCCTGGAAAAACAATTTACGGTAATTTAAGATTTTTATCAGTCTTAACCCTTTCTATAACCACAGTAACCCCTTCCTGCATTCTAACATTCTTGTACATCAGGGAATGTCGTGTGTTGCTGCCTCCTGACATACATGTAGGGGATGCGGTTAAATTCTCACCGCACCAGAAGATGCCATGACAGTTCAATGAGCAATGAGCTGTGACAGCTAGACAAATAGTGATGCCTGCCGGAAATCAATCAGCGTTCCCTGGTCAGCGATCGCTGTGATAGGTCCAATAGTGCAGATGGACCAATCACAATTCAGGGCCGCAGTTTAGGGCAGATGTAAATGTATTTTACGCCTCTGATTGTGTCACCTCTGTCAGGGAAACAATCAGAGACAAGCTACTATTGAGATAGATTATCGTCCACCTGTGTTCTCCAGTGTTTACCTGCTCCACCTGTGCATTCCTGCACCTCCCAGTTTCAGATTCAATTCCTGTTTACCCAGTTCATCTGTCTAAGTGCCTTTCCACATATACCTATGGTTTTAGAGCTTCCAGTGTTTGCACTAGTGTTCCCGGTAAGCTGCCAACCAAACCAGGACTATTCCAGTAGGTAGCTGTCTGGTTactcccctgcagcgaagtccagatccctgtacaggggttaaagtgtGAATACCAGTGGATCGCTGGAATAATGCCATTAGGGTTTAGCCCAAAGACAAACCAGTTGGTTGCGACAGTGGTTCTACAGTTGCTGATCTGTAACATTCTGTCACTCTAGCCTGTCTGTCCATCTAGACACCTGTCAATCCAGCAATCCAGCCTGTCCATCTGTCCAGATACCTGTCATTTAATGCCAAGTGACTGTATCTTAGTAATCAAACGTATAAATGTCGTATAATTTAAAAATCACAAATGTTTACTTTTGATCTaacattaatgtatacatgtgggtGATATTGTATTTAGCGTTTTTGCGTTTATTAATGTATATAACCAATCCTAATAATCTATCATAGAACCAGTCCTGATAGTGAGTCAATACTGGGCCCTAGTAGTCACACTTAAAACCCTCTTATATATTGTAGTTACGTAGAAGTCACTGATATATTGACCAATTgttatgaaacaaaaaaatcaacaaATACTAAAaacaaaatggcaaattggcgatCTATATAAATTTCttgtatttatattaataaagTTTCACATCCATAATATCTGATCGGTCGGGTCTGAGCACTTGTAAATACACTCTGCCGCCACTGCAAGCGAGACGATgtgcagtgtaatcttgaagaggaagcacCGCCACCTCTTCAGCTGATCATAGGGGTGCCGGAAGTTGAACTCCCACAATCATatgttgatggtctatcctgagggtaggtcatcaatatgtactggctgcacaaccccttaaagCAGGATCTCATTAGCTTTCGCAATACAAACTGCATGTAGTAAATGTATGGTGTAGACCTGATGAGGCCTTTGTACTTACTTTGAAATTCtgtgtctgaatggagcattttaTGACTCCAGCTAGAGAGTGAGAGTGTTTATAAGTGTAGTATTCATGAACTAAACTTCTTCTCGGCCCACCTGTAGCTCAGGTGACAAGCTCCTTTCAgtgcacctcctcccctgctgctgctgctatctcacaCATGTTCAGGACAAGCTGTAGTAAAATAAAGCAGCAGATAGAATTagaagctgtaattacacagTGACTGCTGCTGGAAGAAGGAGGATCTCTCACTAAATAGTTGTGGCTTTTGAAagtttaaaaaggaaaaaatggaaatgcaaaaacaaaaatttaCCAAGTCCTGAGGAATGTGATAATTGATCATTTTAAGTGAACTTGTGTTAAAATGATGTCCGTTTGGTGTTCAAAGGCAAAATGTGTTGACAAAGTACAATGCTGGTTGGCAGGTGTATTcaggattttttaatttttttagtgtTTGAGGCGTTAATCAGAATTCTAATCTTTGTCAGGAAATTATTGAATGCTTTATAAGGCTGGAATCAagcatacagtttttttttagccaaagccaggagtgaatTCAGAGTCAATATACTATCATACTTCTCCTTCCTCCTGGATCCACTTTTAGTCTAATATAGGATTGTCTGCTCTgcagtttggaaaaaaaaaatcacacattttattttttatcttaacaGAAAATCCAATTAGGAATTCTGAGGGAAACTTCATCTTATCACTGAATTATAAAGTGGAAGATGAAGATATCATGCAGCACTGTTCTGGAGAAAACCACATTACCCTTAATGTACATCAAGGACTACACAGTACAGATCAGTCATATACTCCCCCTAATTATGAagaaccttctcctgaccaatcacagattacCACATGTACAGCTCAGAAAGGGGATGAAAGATTTCAGTGTGGTAAACAGTTCAAAAAACAATCAAGACTTCCTACACACAGAAGAATttgcacagaggagaagccaaactcctgttcagaatgtgggaagtgcttaacatataaatcacatcttgttatacatgagagaattcacacaggagagaagctgtattcatgtttagaatgccGGAAGGGATTTATGATGAAATCAAACCTTGTTTTACATGAGAGAAGTCGCACAGGAAAGAAGCCATATTTATGTtcacaatgtgggaaatgttttacacaaaaatcacatcttgttagacatgagagaagtcacacaggagagaagccatattcatgttcagaatgtgggaaatgttttacacggaAATCATCTCTTGTAACACATCAGagatttcacacaggagagaagccatattcgtgttcagaatgtgggaaatgttttacacggaAATCATCTCTTGTAACACATCAGagatttcacacaggagagaagccatattcatgttcagaatgtgggaagtgttttacacAACTGTCACATCGTATTACACATGAAAGAAGTCAcagaggagagaagccatattcctgttcagaatgtgagaaatgcttCTCAAGTAAAACAAATCTTCTTTTACATAAGAAACGTCACTTGGAAGAGCAGACATATGAATATCAATTTATTAATCTTTCTTCAAGCTAATTCGTTTTATTGTTTGGTTGATATTATCCTGGATCTCCCTAACATGCAAATTGGGAAATGTGATATGGGGAAAAGTAACGACGCTCCATGTAATTGTTTTATAACTTATGTTGACATATTAATATTTAATCTTCACTCAAATAGTTTATATTTAATAGTAAGGGCATTTTATGCACAAGAATGACAATgatctttgttttttttattgttttctttcaTTTTTAATGTTTTAAAACTATCATTGCAGCATATAGGAGATTTACTGTGTTCCTGTAAAGCCCTGCCACAGACAGGCCTTAGAGTTTTCCAAAGGCCCAGCACTGGCACAGCAACTGTATGGCTCCCTCAATCTCGGCATGGGGGATACATTTGGGCCCTGGAAGCGAATGGCTCCAGGAGAAAGATGTCTCAGATGATGTGTTTGCAATTGACCACAGTatgtgaggggttaaatgtccgtggTCTGCGTTATTGCAGATGGAAAACAATGCCTCTGGGTGTCTGCTATGTAAAGCAGCTGCCATCCAGCGGCTCAGCTTCTGAGCGGGCGCCATGTATAAAGTCTGTACATGTTTTAGGttctggaaggggttaatgtaaAAGAGATTTCCCCATATAGCTATGGCCTTTTGCATTATAATAGTGCTTGAGAACACCCCGGCGTATTTAAAATTTGTATTCCCCTTTTATCCAATTTGTCACTGCCAGGTCTTAAAGTCAGGACCTTCTGTATGAGTAGCAGAAACCTTAGAAGCTGAGCCACAGGCTTCACTGTGATGAATGAGAGTCCTTTCTTATTTCTTTCAAATCCACTTCTGACTTTGGCAAAAAATCCTGCAGGCAGGTCTGCCTCAAAATGTTGTCCAAAAAAACTGTGTGGCTGTACCCCAACAGTGTTTGAGGATACCCCCAGGGATAActctatacagtggtccctcaagtaacaatattaattggttctggGATGACCATTgtgtgttgaaaccattgtacctTGAGTCCATAACTCTATAGGAAACCAGTAATTATTTCCAAAGTCCAAAAATGTAATCCCAAAATAAGAAAAAGGGACATTTTAAGAAGAATAGGCATATAACCAAGATATATAAAGTAAGTCCCTCCATAAAACAGACGAGAATAGATGTtggaagctgtaaatcactttttatagtgaggacaggagcttcttcag from the Bufo bufo chromosome 2, aBufBuf1.1, whole genome shotgun sequence genome contains:
- the LOC120991161 gene encoding gastrula zinc finger protein XlCGF17.1-like — its product is MMGDPPCKSEEEEDIPGDVTTENPIRNSEGNFILSLNYKVEDEDIMQHCSGENHITLNVHQGLHSTDQSYTPPNYEEPSPDQSQITTCTAQKGDERFQCGKQFKKQSRLPTHRRICTEEKPNSCSECGKCLTYKSHLVIHERIHTGEKLYSCLECRKGFMMKSNLVLHERSRTGKKPYLCSQCGKCFTQKSHLVRHERSHTGEKPYSCSECGKCFTRKSSLVTHQRFHTGEKPYSCSECGKCFTRKSSLVTHQRFHTGEKPYSCSECGKCFTQLSHRITHERSHRGEKPYSCSECEKCFSSKTNLLLHKKRHLEEQTYEYQFINLSSS